The following coding sequences are from one Pelagicoccus sp. SDUM812003 window:
- a CDS encoding GNAT family N-acetyltransferase yields MTFTFEKNMNWTNGDFTISTDKSRLDLDVIHGFLQTSYWGAERTRREIEKTIENSICFGLFYKERQIGFARLVTDEVVISWLGDVFVIPDFQNKGLGKWLMECVTSHPITKRTKCLLGTKDAHGLYEKYGWNRKEMMSRPEEEKEDSNQSAHTTPASAPR; encoded by the coding sequence ATGACCTTCACGTTCGAAAAAAATATGAATTGGACCAACGGCGATTTCACCATTTCCACTGACAAAAGCCGTCTAGATTTAGACGTAATCCACGGCTTTCTTCAGACCTCGTACTGGGGAGCCGAAAGAACAAGGAGAGAAATTGAAAAGACTATCGAGAACTCGATTTGCTTCGGTCTTTTCTACAAGGAGCGCCAGATCGGTTTCGCTCGGTTAGTCACTGACGAAGTAGTAATCTCTTGGCTTGGCGATGTATTCGTAATTCCCGACTTTCAGAATAAAGGATTGGGGAAGTGGCTGATGGAATGCGTGACATCTCACCCTATCACGAAGCGAACAAAATGTCTCCTGGGCACGAAGGACGCACACGGGTTGTACGAAAAGTACGGATGGAACAGAAAAGAAATGATGTCTCGACCAGAGGAAGAAAAAGAAGATTCGAACCAGTCAGCCCATACAACTCCGGCCAGCGCTCCGCGCTGA